A single Thermoanaerobaculia bacterium DNA region contains:
- a CDS encoding protein kinase, producing MTSVRLRPGVMVGPYRIEALAGEGAMGRVYRATDARLDRSVALKVLPEELVEDSDHLARFEREAKAASALNHPNIITVYEVGEQIVSASVGPGGARERRVPFIAMEFVEGKSLREILSGGPLSIKKTLDIAVQTAEALMRAHEAGIVHRDLKPDNLMVRADGYVKVLDFGLARVTQPGRSSMARTLDGEYFVVGTASYMSPEQARGRPVDGRSDIFSFAIVLYEALAGRTPFEGESAVDVLSAMLHDEPRPLADVAPHVPRDLARTIERCLSKDPEERFQSMRDLSLELKAIRRDFDSGLISSSARRAIDPPPGSRRRRGPAIAAVSAAAAIAAVLVVRNAIAPPPVRVLRLTTTGNGSSPAISPDGTRVAYVEEGVPRKLLLRDLRGSSALAIDTAGLSAANPAFSGDGLSLFFDAVDRTGENAIFRVDVLGGSPRKLLAGFRPNPSRDGRRLAFVRDRPGAHPSYDLCVSGDNGEQARCVPVAPEPDSLLAFSWMPDSRTLRLALGSAQTSRSRLGTFDPASGKLEFSDDPRDEVPMMISGFAVDPASGGLLLTGSPIYGRGGELSKLEHGAVRALTSGVSDYRGLSVDASGTIGVAANYRENSNIDLVPLTGDPAADTRAVRSLTEDNEGDYRPMWSPDGTRIAFTSTRTGFRSIWVMNADGSDARELTPLKADYGWPGWTPDGRSVVYASNRTGNHEIYLQSLDGGQPRRLTDTHVFNGQASFAPDGRAFFFESADARGNPILKRADLASGRAEVFANADDEFPSVSPDGKLVAVTSEPEHDGEVPVYVLRAADGRRLFETRISSAGHLVTWTADSGSIVAVMREKGPPVRQNVFRVPVDGSSPVRLTDFPETWRLYGSAIDPSGKRLLVVRVKDNSDIVALRPLRGPTLWELLTGRKG from the coding sequence ATGACGTCCGTCCGGCTCCGTCCCGGAGTCATGGTCGGCCCGTACCGAATCGAGGCGCTCGCCGGCGAAGGAGCGATGGGGCGCGTTTACCGCGCGACGGACGCCCGCCTCGACCGCTCCGTCGCGCTGAAGGTCCTTCCCGAAGAGCTCGTCGAGGATTCCGACCATCTCGCGCGCTTCGAGCGGGAAGCGAAGGCCGCGTCGGCGCTGAACCATCCGAACATCATCACGGTCTATGAAGTCGGCGAGCAGATCGTCTCGGCCTCGGTCGGTCCCGGCGGCGCCCGCGAGCGGAGAGTGCCCTTCATCGCGATGGAGTTCGTGGAGGGAAAGTCGCTCCGCGAGATCCTCTCGGGCGGCCCTCTCTCGATCAAGAAGACGCTCGACATCGCGGTGCAGACGGCCGAAGCGCTGATGCGGGCGCACGAAGCCGGGATCGTCCACCGGGATCTCAAGCCCGACAACCTCATGGTTCGGGCGGACGGCTACGTGAAGGTCCTCGACTTCGGCCTCGCCCGGGTGACGCAGCCGGGCCGGTCGTCGATGGCCCGCACGCTCGACGGCGAGTATTTCGTCGTCGGAACCGCTTCGTACATGTCGCCCGAGCAGGCGCGGGGGCGCCCGGTGGACGGCCGTTCCGACATCTTCTCGTTCGCGATCGTCCTCTACGAGGCGCTCGCGGGGCGGACGCCGTTCGAGGGGGAATCGGCGGTCGACGTCCTTTCGGCGATGCTCCACGACGAGCCGCGCCCGCTCGCCGACGTCGCCCCGCACGTTCCGCGGGATCTCGCGCGCACGATCGAGCGTTGCCTCTCGAAGGATCCGGAGGAGAGGTTCCAGTCGATGCGCGATCTTTCCCTCGAGCTGAAGGCGATCCGCCGGGACTTCGACAGCGGCCTGATCTCCTCCTCCGCCCGCCGGGCGATCGATCCCCCCCCGGGCTCTCGCCGGAGGCGCGGGCCGGCCATCGCCGCCGTGTCGGCGGCGGCGGCGATCGCGGCCGTGCTGGTCGTGCGCAACGCGATCGCCCCGCCCCCCGTCCGCGTGCTGCGCCTGACGACGACGGGGAACGGGTCCTCGCCGGCGATTTCCCCCGACGGAACGCGCGTCGCGTACGTCGAGGAAGGCGTTCCCCGGAAACTCCTCCTGCGAGACCTGCGCGGCTCGTCGGCGCTCGCGATCGACACGGCGGGTCTCTCCGCGGCGAACCCGGCGTTCTCGGGCGACGGGCTTTCTCTCTTCTTCGACGCCGTCGACCGCACCGGGGAGAACGCGATCTTCCGGGTGGACGTGCTCGGGGGCTCTCCGCGGAAGCTGCTCGCGGGATTTCGCCCGAACCCGTCGCGCGACGGGCGGCGGCTCGCATTCGTGCGCGATCGTCCCGGCGCGCACCCTTCCTACGACCTCTGCGTGTCCGGGGACAACGGGGAGCAGGCGCGCTGCGTGCCGGTCGCGCCCGAACCCGACTCGCTCCTCGCGTTCTCGTGGATGCCCGATTCGCGGACGCTTCGCCTCGCTCTCGGTTCGGCGCAGACGAGCCGGAGCCGCCTGGGCACGTTCGACCCCGCCTCGGGCAAGCTCGAGTTCTCCGACGATCCGCGCGACGAGGTCCCCATGATGATCAGCGGATTCGCCGTCGATCCCGCTTCGGGAGGGCTCCTCCTCACCGGAAGCCCGATCTACGGCCGGGGCGGCGAGCTCTCGAAGCTCGAGCACGGAGCGGTCCGCGCGCTCACCTCGGGCGTCTCCGACTATCGCGGTCTCTCCGTCGATGCGTCCGGAACGATCGGCGTGGCGGCGAACTATCGCGAGAATTCGAACATCGACCTCGTCCCGTTGACGGGCGACCCGGCGGCCGACACGCGCGCGGTCCGGTCCCTCACCGAAGACAACGAAGGGGACTATCGCCCGATGTGGTCTCCGGACGGCACGCGGATCGCCTTCACGTCCACACGAACGGGGTTCCGCTCGATCTGGGTGATGAACGCCGACGGGAGCGACGCCCGGGAGCTCACGCCGCTCAAAGCGGATTACGGGTGGCCGGGATGGACGCCCGACGGGCGAAGCGTCGTCTACGCGTCCAACCGGACCGGGAACCACGAGATCTATCTTCAGAGCCTCGACGGCGGACAGCCGCGGCGGCTGACGGATACGCACGTCTTCAACGGGCAGGCTTCCTTCGCGCCGGACGGCCGCGCCTTCTTCTTCGAGAGCGCGGACGCCCGGGGGAACCCGATCCTGAAGCGGGCGGACCTCGCGTCCGGGCGCGCGGAGGTGTTCGCCAACGCGGACGACGAGTTCCCCAGCGTTTCGCCGGACGGCAAGCTCGTCGCGGTGACCTCGGAACCGGAGCACGACGGAGAAGTTCCGGTCTACGTCCTGCGCGCCGCGGACGGACGCCGTCTGTTCGAGACCCGGATCTCGTCGGCCGGGCACCTCGTCACGTGGACGGCCGATTCGGGCTCGATCGTCGCCGTGATGAGGGAGAAGGGACCGCCGGTTCGACAGAACGTCTTCCGGGTTCCGGTCGACGGCTCGTCCCCCGTTCGGCTGACGGATTTCCCGGAGACGTGGCGGCTGTACGGTTCGGCGATCGATCCGTCCGGCAAGAGGCTGCTCGTCGTGCGCGTGAAGGACAACAGCGACATCGTCGCGCTAAGACCTTTGCGCGGCCCGACGCTGTGGGAGCTGCTGACCGGGCGGAAGGGATAG
- the ccsA gene encoding cytochrome c biogenesis protein CcsA: protein MRVLKWLLGPYMLAVIVAAFFWPRPAKGFIGESSRIVFFHVPCAWTATLAFIVAAIASIVHLVKRDVSSDESAAAAVRQGFLYSILATVTGSIFADVMWGSYWNWDPRETSIVLLLFLYAAYLFLRGAIADPERRGVFCAVYALFSGFVMPFLMFVVPRVTASLHPQTVINREGKNLMDMPTRTVFFAALAGFTGLFFWMWDLDRRLERMKRAQRALE, encoded by the coding sequence ATGCGCGTCCTCAAATGGCTGCTCGGCCCCTACATGCTGGCGGTCATCGTCGCCGCGTTCTTCTGGCCCCGGCCCGCGAAGGGGTTCATCGGCGAGTCGTCGCGGATCGTGTTCTTCCACGTGCCGTGCGCGTGGACGGCCACGCTCGCCTTCATCGTCGCGGCGATCGCGTCGATCGTCCATCTCGTCAAGCGGGACGTGTCCTCCGACGAATCCGCCGCGGCGGCCGTGCGGCAGGGCTTCCTCTATTCGATCCTCGCCACGGTGACGGGCTCGATCTTCGCGGACGTGATGTGGGGATCGTACTGGAACTGGGATCCGCGCGAGACTTCGATCGTGCTGCTCCTCTTCCTCTACGCCGCCTATCTCTTCCTGCGCGGAGCGATCGCGGACCCGGAGCGACGCGGGGTCTTCTGCGCGGTCTACGCCCTCTTCTCCGGGTTCGTGATGCCCTTCCTGATGTTCGTCGTGCCGCGGGTCACCGCTTCGCTCCATCCCCAGACCGTGATCAACCGTGAGGGAAAGAACCTGATGGACATGCCGACCCGGACGGTTTTCTTCGCCGCGCTCGCGGGGTTCACCGGGCTCTTCTTCTGGATGTGGGATCTCGACCGCCGGCTCGAGAGAATGAAACGCGCGCAGCGCGCGTTGGAATGA
- a CDS encoding DinB family protein — translation MPLSDAERRRLIDRYAEGPQRLRAAIGSVPEEARKWRPGEGKWSAHEVVCHCGDAEVNAAMRLRYLLCEPDPVIQAYDEAKWARDLRYHDFPLEPSLESVRAVRAHTADLLRRLPADAWGRTGRHSGMGVWDVDRWLTIYSEHVHKHAGQIERNLAAWREAGSPAS, via the coding sequence ATGCCTCTTTCCGACGCCGAACGCCGCCGCCTGATCGACCGCTATGCCGAGGGGCCGCAGCGGCTGCGCGCCGCGATCGGTTCCGTTCCGGAAGAGGCGCGGAAGTGGCGGCCGGGCGAGGGAAAGTGGTCCGCGCACGAAGTCGTCTGCCACTGCGGGGACGCCGAGGTCAACGCCGCGATGCGGCTGCGCTATCTCCTCTGCGAGCCCGACCCCGTGATCCAGGCGTACGACGAAGCGAAATGGGCGAGGGATCTTCGTTACCACGACTTTCCCCTCGAACCCTCGCTCGAGTCCGTGCGCGCCGTCCGGGCGCACACGGCCGATCTGCTCCGACGCCTTCCCGCCGACGCCTGGGGCCGGACCGGACGCCACAGCGGGATGGGCGTCTGGGACGTGGACCGCTGGCTCACGATCTACTCGGAGCACGTCCACAAGCATGCCGGCCAGATCGAGCGCAACCTCGCCGCGTGGCGAGAGGCCGGCTCCCCGGCCTCCTGA
- a CDS encoding cytochrome c maturation protein CcmE, whose amino-acid sequence MKKGYIVAAVLAVGFLVLGVTAFRSTLTPYVTFDVAMKTAGSVQVMGSLEKGSEKYDSTSQELAFSIIDDHGRTLPVVYRGIKPANFRDALSIVAIGRYQSGALHADKLLVKCPSKYQGQEVERQYGVKS is encoded by the coding sequence ATGAAGAAGGGTTACATCGTCGCCGCCGTTCTCGCCGTCGGTTTCCTGGTTCTCGGGGTCACCGCCTTCCGCTCGACCCTCACCCCCTACGTCACCTTCGATGTCGCGATGAAGACCGCCGGGTCGGTCCAGGTCATGGGCTCTCTCGAGAAGGGAAGCGAAAAGTACGACTCGACCTCGCAGGAGCTCGCGTTCTCGATCATCGACGACCACGGGCGCACGCTCCCGGTCGTCTACCGCGGCATCAAGCCCGCGAATTTCCGGGATGCCCTGTCGATCGTCGCGATCGGCCGTTATCAGTCCGGCGCGCTTCACGCCGACAAGCTCCTCGTGAAGTGCCCGTCGAAGTACCAGGGGCAGGAAGTCGAACGGCAGTACGGGGTGAAATCCTGA
- a CDS encoding heme exporter protein CcmB, with amino-acid sequence MKSPFLSQAAAVFLRDARRELRRRTTIAAVLFFAAAALILISFSLASVALPAGDRAKLNAGVLWILLFFSASSGLPRSFVREEESGTALALRKISGGEAVLAGKFLFNFLLFSAIAAVAVPLFCLLQTWTPANAASLAIVLVLSGWGVSFVSTFLSAIVSRAGQKDILFVLTALPLLMPLLLPAVEATARAAADPSFAAIDPVWKVLISYDGLATVGGMVLMRFVWEG; translated from the coding sequence ATGAAGTCTCCCTTTCTTAGCCAGGCGGCCGCGGTCTTCCTGCGCGACGCGCGGCGCGAGCTCCGCCGGCGCACGACGATCGCCGCGGTCCTCTTCTTCGCCGCCGCGGCGCTCATCCTGATCTCGTTCTCGCTCGCCTCGGTCGCCCTCCCCGCCGGCGACCGGGCGAAGCTGAACGCCGGCGTGCTCTGGATCCTCCTCTTCTTCTCGGCGTCCTCGGGGCTCCCCCGTTCGTTCGTCCGGGAGGAGGAGAGCGGAACGGCCCTGGCTCTTCGCAAGATCTCCGGCGGAGAGGCGGTCCTGGCGGGGAAGTTCCTCTTCAACTTCCTGCTCTTCTCGGCGATCGCCGCCGTCGCGGTGCCGCTCTTCTGCCTCCTTCAGACGTGGACGCCCGCCAACGCCGCGTCGCTCGCGATCGTCCTCGTGCTCTCGGGATGGGGCGTCTCGTTCGTCTCGACGTTCCTGTCGGCGATCGTGTCGCGCGCGGGACAGAAGGACATCCTCTTCGTCCTGACGGCGCTTCCCCTGCTGATGCCGCTCCTGCTTCCCGCCGTCGAGGCGACGGCGCGCGCCGCGGCGGATCCCTCGTTCGCCGCGATCGACCCCGTATGGAAGGTCCTGATCTCCTACGACGGGCTGGCGACCGTGGGAGGGATGGTGCTCATGCGCTTCGTCTGGGAAGGATAA
- the ccsA gene encoding cytochrome c biogenesis protein CcsA gives MFWPGVATLWAALFCGLASIYGYYRADRGAADYLPFARRAYAMFVACVVATSAILMALLLNHRFDVSYVASYSSRDLPLHFLISTFWAGQEGSFLLWTFWGSLIGLFVWRSAKEQEAPVMIVYISTFLALVAILCRQSPFRLLATVPPDGSGLNPLLQDYWMVIHPPVMFLGFASLSVPFSFAIAALWKKRWDGWIVRALPWALLTFLTLGTAILMGGYWAYKTLGWGGYWGWDPVENTSLVPWLLTVALVHGMFLQRSRKRHRRVNLFLAIIAYVCILYGTFLTRSGVLADFSVHSFVDLGITGWLVADLMIFLLLGAALMVWRWKSIPAEEEQTPALSRSVFFIVAIAAIVGLALVILLGTSSPLLTRFAAKPSQVSTNFYRVTTSPGGFLLALLFALVPFVSWKGETAKSLFLSSRRSLLVAAAAAVLAFLAGVRNAEPLLFVAVTAFGFDMNLRAVIRKTRGGKFGGAGGYLAHVGVSIMLVGIVISGFYAVSQRISLPKNQPVRVHGYTLMFTQVIPPTENSKQAMEVRVVTPKGKEFWAYPKMYINTRTNQLMANPSIRNSPLADLYISPQEYDPGTPMKLGKQVAMKRGQTVRVGPATIRFDDLRMDQSGGADGKTVLIAANLTVTPDGQPAQVQSLRYVAHMDGSAPNEGEPQAVAGFPRSSMMIENVVPVQGQLLLSVAGLTPDFVPPTPETLSVDVTRKPLIALVWGGFYVMMAGALVAFVKRAGQARLAVATSGAASPADVREPRSGSRRLPATAHARAET, from the coding sequence ATGTTCTGGCCAGGCGTCGCCACCCTCTGGGCCGCGCTCTTCTGCGGGCTCGCCTCGATCTACGGCTACTACCGCGCCGACCGGGGCGCCGCCGACTACCTCCCGTTCGCGCGCCGCGCTTACGCGATGTTCGTCGCCTGCGTCGTCGCGACATCGGCGATCCTGATGGCGCTCCTCCTCAATCACCGGTTCGACGTCTCCTACGTCGCGTCGTACTCGTCGCGCGATCTCCCGCTCCACTTCCTGATCTCGACCTTCTGGGCCGGGCAGGAGGGATCGTTCCTCCTCTGGACGTTCTGGGGATCCCTCATCGGCCTCTTCGTCTGGCGGTCGGCCAAGGAGCAGGAAGCGCCCGTGATGATCGTCTACATCTCGACGTTCCTCGCTCTCGTGGCGATCCTCTGCCGGCAGTCTCCGTTCCGCCTGCTCGCGACCGTGCCGCCGGACGGCTCCGGACTGAATCCCCTCCTCCAGGACTACTGGATGGTGATCCACCCGCCGGTGATGTTCCTCGGGTTCGCCTCTCTGTCGGTCCCGTTCTCCTTCGCGATCGCCGCGCTCTGGAAGAAGCGGTGGGACGGATGGATCGTCCGCGCGCTCCCCTGGGCGCTGCTCACGTTCCTGACGCTCGGAACCGCGATCCTGATGGGCGGCTACTGGGCCTACAAGACGCTCGGCTGGGGCGGGTACTGGGGCTGGGACCCCGTCGAGAACACGTCGCTCGTGCCCTGGCTCCTCACCGTCGCGCTGGTCCACGGGATGTTCCTGCAACGATCGCGCAAGCGCCATCGCCGCGTGAATCTCTTCCTCGCGATCATCGCCTACGTCTGCATCCTGTACGGCACGTTCCTCACCCGCTCCGGCGTCCTCGCCGATTTCTCGGTCCACTCGTTCGTCGATCTCGGCATCACCGGCTGGCTCGTGGCCGATCTGATGATCTTCCTGCTCCTCGGCGCGGCGCTCATGGTCTGGCGCTGGAAGTCGATCCCGGCGGAGGAGGAGCAGACGCCCGCGCTGTCGCGGAGCGTCTTCTTCATCGTCGCGATCGCCGCGATCGTCGGCCTCGCGCTCGTGATCCTGCTCGGCACCTCCTCTCCCCTCCTGACCCGTTTCGCCGCGAAGCCCTCGCAGGTTTCGACGAACTTCTACCGGGTGACGACGAGTCCCGGCGGGTTCCTCCTCGCCCTCCTCTTCGCTCTGGTGCCCTTCGTCTCCTGGAAGGGCGAAACGGCGAAGAGCCTTTTCCTGAGCTCCCGCCGATCGCTCCTCGTCGCGGCGGCCGCGGCCGTCCTCGCGTTCCTCGCGGGGGTCCGCAACGCCGAGCCGCTCCTCTTCGTCGCGGTGACCGCGTTCGGCTTCGACATGAACCTCCGCGCCGTCATCCGGAAGACGCGCGGCGGGAAATTCGGCGGCGCGGGGGGCTATCTCGCCCACGTCGGGGTCTCGATCATGCTCGTCGGGATCGTGATCTCGGGCTTCTACGCCGTTTCCCAGCGCATCTCGCTTCCCAAGAACCAGCCGGTGCGCGTGCACGGCTACACGCTGATGTTCACGCAGGTCATCCCGCCCACCGAGAACTCGAAGCAGGCGATGGAAGTTCGCGTCGTGACCCCGAAGGGGAAGGAGTTCTGGGCCTATCCGAAGATGTACATCAACACGCGGACGAACCAGCTGATGGCGAATCCCTCGATCCGCAACAGCCCGCTCGCCGATCTCTACATCTCGCCGCAGGAATACGATCCCGGCACACCGATGAAGCTCGGCAAGCAGGTCGCGATGAAGCGCGGGCAGACCGTGCGGGTCGGCCCGGCGACGATCCGTTTCGACGACCTCCGGATGGACCAGTCCGGCGGCGCGGACGGGAAGACCGTGCTGATCGCCGCGAACCTGACCGTGACCCCCGACGGGCAGCCGGCGCAGGTCCAGTCGCTCCGCTACGTCGCCCACATGGACGGCTCGGCCCCGAACGAAGGCGAGCCGCAGGCGGTCGCCGGTTTTCCGCGCTCGTCGATGATGATCGAAAACGTCGTCCCGGTGCAGGGACAGCTGCTCCTCTCGGTGGCGGGCCTGACGCCCGACTTCGTCCCGCCGACTCCGGAGACCCTTTCCGTCGACGTCACCCGGAAGCCGCTCATCGCACTCGTGTGGGGCGGCTTCTACGTGATGATGGCCGGCGCGCTCGTCGCCTTCGTCAAGCGGGCGGGACAGGCCCGGCTCGCGGTCGCGACGTCGGGGGCGGCTTCCCCGGCCGACGTCCGCGAGCCCCGCTCGGGTTCCCGCCGGCTGCCGGCGACCGCTCACGCCAGAGCCGAGACCTAG
- a CDS encoding CcmD family protein, which translates to MNALGFVAACNAVIWIGLWVYLLRLDARLKASERHERSAG; encoded by the coding sequence ATGAACGCACTGGGATTCGTCGCCGCGTGCAACGCTGTCATCTGGATAGGACTCTGGGTCTACCTCCTCCGTCTGGACGCCCGCCTGAAGGCTTCCGAGCGGCACGAGAGATCCGCCGGGTGA